TAAATATTATACTCAAGATCGTTGCCGGCTGGTGCGCTGGAATTCGGAGTCGAGCCGATGACGGGCGGCAGGGGTGGTGGTGTAGGCATACGGTTTTCTCTATTGAATCAAGGGGTGGTCGGGCGCAGTCCCAGGTTACGCAACACCTCCCGGGTGGATCGGGCTTTATTCAAGGCATAGAAATGCAAGCCGGGCGCGCCTTCCCGGAGCAGTTCCTCACTCTGGCGGCTGGCGTATTCAATGCCGAACCGGATGGCGGCCTCCTCGTCCTGTTCCAATTTCTTGAGTTCGGTCAACAAGGGAGCCGGCAGAGACGCTCCACACAGGGTGGTAAATTTTTGAATCTGCAACGCGCTTAGGATGGGAATGATTCCAGGGATGATCGGCACGGTGACGCCCCGCTTGACCAGGTAATCACGGAAGGTGAAAAAGTCCCGATTATCGAAAAAAATCTGAGTGACAATGAACTCGCCGCCGCAGCCGACTTTATACACCAGGTGATCCCAGTCTGCCTGTCGCCCGGCTTTACAGGCGATGTGCCCCTCGGGGAAACCGGCTACCCCGATGCAAAAATCGCCCTGAGTGCGGATGAAATGTACCAGTTCACAGGCAAATTCAAAACCACCCTCGGGTTTCACAAAATCGCTGGCGTTGCCCGGCGGGTCACCCCGCAACGCCAGGATATTTCGGACACCCAAGTCTCGTAATTGGTTCAGGACCCCACCAATCTGTTGCCGGGTGGCGTTGACACAGGTGAGATGCGCCAGCGTGGTCAATTGATGACGCTTTTGCACCTGCTCGACGATGCGCAACGTTTTATCCTGGGTGCCGCCGCCCGCGCCATACGTCACGGACACATAATCCGGCTTCAGGCTGGCCAAGTCTGGCAGCGCCTTATCCAGGAGATTGCGCTCGCCCTCTTCCGTTTTGGGCGGAAACAATTCAAAAGAAATTACCGGTCGCTTTGCGGCAATCCCGGCGGCATATTGATCGCGAATCCATTGCATCACGCCTCAAGTATGGACTCATTCGGCTCCGGTTTCAAGTCAGCAAAAAGAGTTGGGCAAAATGCGCGTTGCATCAAATCAAATGTTACCCGGGCGCTGAATTAATGGGATGGGGAACCGAACATGGCAAAATTATTACTACCAATTTTCTTTTGCAAAAACATACCGGCAAATG
Above is a window of Verrucomicrobiota bacterium DNA encoding:
- the metF gene encoding methylenetetrahydrofolate reductase [NAD(P)H], producing MQWIRDQYAAGIAAKRPVISFELFPPKTEEGERNLLDKALPDLASLKPDYVSVTYGAGGGTQDKTLRIVEQVQKRHQLTTLAHLTCVNATRQQIGGVLNQLRDLGVRNILALRGDPPGNASDFVKPEGGFEFACELVHFIRTQGDFCIGVAGFPEGHIACKAGRQADWDHLVYKVGCGGEFIVTQIFFDNRDFFTFRDYLVKRGVTVPIIPGIIPILSALQIQKFTTLCGASLPAPLLTELKKLEQDEEAAIRFGIEYASRQSEELLREGAPGLHFYALNKARSTREVLRNLGLRPTTP